The proteins below are encoded in one region of Telopea speciosissima isolate NSW1024214 ecotype Mountain lineage chromosome 10, Tspe_v1, whole genome shotgun sequence:
- the LOC122643452 gene encoding syntaxin-123-like, with product MNGLFSSSFKKYTDLKRQAYLDDMESGGEAGKESVNLDRFFEDLGCGPDSSADRTRTFVVAGLGKKLKDMMDDFQGLRAKMNIEYKETVERRYFTITGQKADEETIENLISSGESENFLQKAMAFT from the exons ATGAACGGTCTGTTCTCAAGCTCCTTCAAGAAGTACACAGACCTGAAGCGTCAGGCCTACCTGGACGACATGGAATCAGGTGGAGAAGCTGGAAAGGAAAGCGTGAACCTTGACAGGTTCTTCGAAGAT CTTGGTTGTGGCCCTGACTCCTCTGCAGATCGTACTCGAACATTTGTCGTTGCTGGGTTGGGGAAAAAACTCAAAGACATGATGGACGATTTTCAAGGGCTGAGAGCAAAGATGAATATCGAGTATAAGGAGACCGTAGAGCGCAGGTATTTCACCATTACAGGTCAGAAAGCTGATGAAGAGACAATTGAGAACCTGATTTCAAGTGGGGAAAGCGAGAATTTCTTA CAGAAGGCGATGGCTTTTACTTGA